From one Culex quinquefasciatus strain JHB chromosome 3, VPISU_Cqui_1.0_pri_paternal, whole genome shotgun sequence genomic stretch:
- the LOC6035849 gene encoding beta-1,3-glucan-binding protein → MAAKSWKFALYSAILVLSCEARPNRECKTPSVTTASGALVSRSSFCPGELIFEDNFDTLDLERWQHEKTLGGGGNGEFQFYLNDRQNSFVEDGIFYIRPTMLTDDEDFLRSGTLDVNGGSPYDHCTNPAWNGCVRIGTPDFLLNPVKSARVRTVNSFNFKFGKLEIRAKVPTGDWLWPALWMMPKLDQYGTWPRSGEIDLMETRGNLNYRYVNGTHLGVENLFSTLHFGPEPWYNAYETSTAHKYTAPGEGFNNDFHRYQLEWTPEYMKFSIDDEQFLLVDGNFWERGNFVDRAPGAPNPWVSGGKMAPFDVEFHIIMNLAIGAAGGYFPDEPVAVNDPPKPWKNGSPTAIKEFWEAKDEWLPTWKLDENNGKGASLQVDYVRVWAL, encoded by the exons ATGGCAGCCAAAAGTTGGAAATTTGCGCTGTACAGCGCAATTTTAGTTCTCTCCTGCGAGGCTCGCCCAAACCGCGAATGCAAGACACCTTCCGTGACAACCGCCAGCGGTGCTCTGGTCTCGCGGTCTTCCTTCTGTCCGGGCGAACTCATCTTTGAGGACAACTTCGACACGCTGGATCTGGAAAGGTGGCAACACGAAAAGACACTCGGAGGTGGTGGT aatgGCGAGTTTCAGTTTTACCTCAACGATCGGCAGAATTCGTTCGTGGAGGATGGCATTTTCTACATCCGTCCGACGATGCTGACTGACGATGAGGACTTTTTGAGAAGCGGAACACTGGATGTTAATGGGGGGTCGCCTTATGATCA CTGTACCAACCCCGCCTGGAATGGATGCGTTCGTATAGGAACTCCGGACTTTTTGCTGAATCCAGTGAAGAGTGCACGTGTTCGGACGGTCAATTCGTTCAACTTCAAGTTTGGAAAGCTGGAAATCCGGGCAAAAGTTCCGACCGGAGACTGGCTTTGGCCCGCGCTGTGGATGATGCCCAAGCTGGACCAGTACGGAACGTGGCCGAGATCGGGTGAGATCGATCTAATGGAGACGCGGGGTAATTTGAACTATCGCTATGTCAATGGGACACACCTCGGAGTGGAGAATCTCTTTTCTACGCTACACTTTGGACCTGAACCGTGGTACAACGCGTACGAAACGTCAACGGCCCACAAGTACACTGCGCCTGGAGAAGGATTCAACAACGACTTTCACCGGTATCAGCTGGAGTGGACTCCCGAGTACATGAAGTTCAGTATTGACGATGAACAGTTTTTGCTGGTTGACGGTAACTTTTGGGAACGTGGGAACTTTGTAGATCGTGCTCCAGGCGCACCAAACCCATGGGTTAGTGGAGGAAAGATGGCTCCGTTCGATGTAGAGTTCCACATTATCATGAATTTGGCAATTGGAGCAGCGGGAGGATATTTCCCGGATGAACCAGTTGCGGTGAATGATCCTCCAAAGCCGTGGAAGAACGGGTCACCCACGGCAATCAAGGAGTTCTGGGAGGCTAAGGATGAGTGGCTTCCAACATGGAAGTTGGACGAAAACAATGGGAAGGGAGCTTCGCTTCAGGTCGACTATGTACGGGTTTGGGCGTTGTAA